The following coding sequences are from one Gossypium hirsutum isolate 1008001.06 chromosome A12, Gossypium_hirsutum_v2.1, whole genome shotgun sequence window:
- the LOC107923274 gene encoding uncharacterized protein, with product MVKMKHKNHSQNIWHGTNAGKGKAFSLTFLFCVLILEDLSKKKQKPETAMREDQQRPVHLHNHQRNKLFITTKFFTYTTVYVIIVLLSYTLGYLSHSSPPAPLPPLPPPPSVFQLASLPTQLDNFRVAPHCSNSPLPPHLVFPTILQRVFKGSSPYTDFPPPHLRSILKPKRIRGWGSNGDVFEHLIKRVKPKLIVEVGTFLGASALHMVNVTRKLGLQTQILCLDDFRGWPGFRDRFKYINDINGDVMLLQQFMQNVVYFNATGSVLPVPFSTRSGLEKLCEWGIMADLLEIDAGHDFISAWGDINGAYRILKPGGVIFGHDYFTAADNHGVRRAVNLFAQMNHLNIRTDGQHWVIDTALVRNF from the coding sequence ATGGTGAAAATGAAGCACAAAAATCACTCTCAAAACATTTGGCACGGAACCAATGCTGGAAAAGGAAAGGCCTTTTCTTTAACTTTCTTGTTCTGTGTTTTGATTTTAGAAGACCTGAGCAAGAAAAAGCAAAAACCAGAAACCGCCATGAGAGAAGACCAACAACGCCCTGTTCACCTCCATAACCACCAAAGAAACAAGCTTTTTATAACCACCAAGTTCTTCACTTATACCACCGTGTATGTCATCATCGTCTTGCTCAGTTACACCTTGGGCTACCTCTCTCACTCCTCTCCTCCTGCACCACTACCACCACTTCCTCCGCCGCCTTCTGTCTTTCAACTCGCTAGCTTACCAACCCAACTCGACAACTTCCGAGTCGCCCCTCACTGTTCCAACTCACCTCTCCCACCCCATCTCGTCTTCCCAACGATTCTTCAACGAGTCTTCAAAGGTTCCTCCCCTTACACCGATTTCCCACCACCCCACCTCCGTTCCATCCTAAAACCAAAAAGAATCAGAGGTTGGGGATCTAACGGTGACGTTTTCGAGCACTTAATAAAACGAGTCAAACCCAAACTCATCGTCGAAGTGGGAACTTTCTTAGGCGCGTCAGCTCTTCACATGGTGAACGTGACTCGGAAACTCGGACTCCAAACACAGATACTATGCCTCGACGATTTCCGTGGATGGCCGGGTTTCAGAGACCGGTTCAAATACATTAACGACATAAACGGCGACGTTATGTTGCTTCAACAGTTCATGCAAAATGTGGTTTATTTCAACGCAACCGGGTCGGTTTTACCCGTACCGTTTTCGACAAGATCGGGTCTAGAGAAGCTATGTGAATGGGGAATAATGGCGGATCTATTAGAAATAGATGCGGGTCATGATTTCATATCCGCTTGGGGAGATATAAACGGAGCGTATCGGATATTGAAACCCGGTGGGGTGATTTTTGGGCATGATTATTTTACCGCCGCGGATAACCATGGGGTAAGAAGGGCAGTCAATTTGTTTGCGCAAATGAATCATCTCAACATCCGAACTGATGGTCAACATTGGGTCATTGATACTGCTTTAGTAagaaatttttga
- the LOC107923287 gene encoding GRF1-interacting factor 3 yields MPQPPQMIPVMPSYPPTNITTEQIQKYLDENKKLILAILDNQNLGKLAECAQYQAQLQKNLMYLAAIADAQPQSMPTMPPQMAPHPAIPTGGYFMQHPQAAAMAQQPGMYPQKVPLQFNNPHQMQDPQHLLHQQHQQAMQGQMGIRPGGPNNGMHPMHSEASLGGGCSAGPPQSSGPSDGRAGNKQNPETGANGQGSTTGDRAEEGK; encoded by the exons ATGCCGCAGCCACCCCAAATGATTCCTGTCATGCCTTCATATCCACCTACTAATATTACTACTGAACAGATTCAGAAG TATCTTGATGAGAATAAGAAGTTGATTTTGGCAATTTTGGACAATCAGAATCTTGGAAAACTTGCTGAATGTGCGCA GTATCAAGCTCAGCTGCAAAAAAATTTGATGTATTTAGCTGCTATTGCGGATGCGCAACCGCAATCGATGCCAACAATGCCTCCTCAG aTGGCACCACATCCTGCAATTCCAACCGGAGGATATTTTATGCAACATCCTCAGGCTGCTGCAATGGCACAACAACCTGGCATGTACCCTCAAAAGGTGCCATTGCAATTCAATAACCCACATCAAATGCAAGACCCTCAGCATCTCCTGCACCAACAGCATCAGCAAGCCATGCAAGGTCAAATGGGAATCAGGCCTGGAGGACCCAATAATGGCATGCATCCCATGCATTCCGAGGCCAGTCTTGGAGGTGGCTGCAGTGCTGGCCCCCCTCAATCTTCAGGCCCAAGTGATGGACGTGCTGGAAACAAGCAAAACCCTGAAACCGGTGCCAATGGACAGGGCAGCACAACCGGCGACAGAGCCGAGGAGGGAAAGTGA